Sequence from the bacterium genome:
TTGCAGATATTCTGTATCTGTCTGACTTTTCTTTCTGTTTTTCATCAAGATAAAAAAGGCCCTCTTCGGTTTTGACAATTACACTTTTTCTTTTCTGTATATTAAAAATTAGAGACTCAGAAAGTCCAAGGTTTTCCAGAGATAGTGCTTCTTGTTGTGAAACGGCGCCCTTCTCACGAAAAGTATTGATTATGTGGCGGCGTTTTTTTGAGGCTATAATTGCTCCTATGGATACTGTCATTTTGTCTCCCTTGTATTAGCATGTTTTGAATTTTAGACACCGTTTTATTAACACTTTTACCGAAAGAATATTTCACATTAATTTCTCAAACCTGACAGCACATTTTCAGACATAAACCGGAAAACTTCTGATGGCACTCAATCCGACAAATAGTATTCAATAGTAGATACAACTCTCACTCTTTTTATATGAGGATTATTTCTGTCACGGGGCGATATTGTAAACTGCCCCTGGCTTGCTCTTTTTATTTTACCAAGATGGCTTTTGGAGTCCTTTGCAAATTTTTCGGCAACTTCTCTTGCTTTTCTGGTAGCTTCTTCAATCATTTCAGGTTTAACTTCATTAAGCTTTGTAAAAATATACTCAGTGGAAATGCTGTATTCATCACCGGAAAACACAATTCCCTGCTTGCCGAGGTCAGCAAGCTTTTTTATTGTTTTCCGGACAAGATCAACTTTTTTAGAATACACAGTAACTGTCTGCATTGCAGTATATCTGAACTCTACTCGCTGCCCGCTGCCGTACTGCTGTGCTAATTTATCAGTAACATAAGGGAGTGATACGGATATTTCGGATTCATCAATTCCGTTTTTTTTGAGAAAAGCACGAATCTTTTTTGTGCTCTGTTCAAGAGAAGAGTATAGAGCTGATAAATCATTGCTTGCTGCTGTAAACTTTATCGGCCACAGTACAATATCTGCAGGATATTCTCTTTCGGACAGCCCCTTTACTCTGACCGTACGCTCATACTCTTTTACTTTTATTGCACTCCTGCCAATCAGAAAACCCAAAGCAGATAGTCCTAAAAATATTGAAATCCCCAATACAAGGCTGTTACTAAAAATTTTATTTTCCATGTCAGTCTCCTTAATTGGCAGCAATTTTAATTGTTAAAGATGAGAAATTTGTATTATCATCAGAGGAATAAACATACTTTTAATGTATTAAGCCATTTTGAAAAATGCAACAAATTTTGTTATTCAGGCACATTCCGGAATTTTATGGGTAAATTTAAGGGGCAAGGATTTTAAAGCATCTTTATGAAGTTTTCGTAAATTAAAAGGGCAGCCTTCTATTAAGGCCGCCCTTTATTGGTTGTTCGTAAAATGTGTTACTTTTTAGAACTGTCAATATCCTTAAGCAGTATTTTTACTGCAGTTTCAATCTGCTGGTCTCTTCCGTTAACTACAACTTCAGTATCCTGTGCGACCTTTACATCAGGTTCAAGCTGTAAGTTTTCAAGATAATGACCTTCAATATCTTTTGTACCGACCTGAGGTATTCCGAAAACCAGAGTCGGATCCTGCTGCCGCTCCCACCATACTGCTGTCATTGTTCCGGGGACAGGCATACCAACTAGTTTACCAATTCCAAGAGCCCTGTAAGTAAAGGGGAACCCGTGGGCATCGCTGTAGTTGGATTCTGACATCACTACAATTGATTTCTTAATCCACTTGTTCATAGGCTCATATCCGTAATACTGGCCTCTCGGAACAAAATCCACATATTTTTTCCCATTTAACAAAGTGGCAAGATCATCATGCAGCCATCCGCCTCCGTTAAATCTTGTGTCAACTACAAGTCCTTCTTTATGAAAGTTTCTGCCGAGAATTTCCGAATAGACTTTTCTGAAACTTGCACTGTTCATACCTCGCACATGCACATAACCGAGACGTCCGCCGGACAGTCTTTCTGTTTCCTCTCTGCGCTGTTTAACCCATCTTTCATAAAGAAGTTGATTTTCCATTCCAAATGAAATAGGTTTAATCTTCTCATCCCACCTTGTTTTTAAAGCAGGATCATAAAAGGAAACAAGCATGATTTTACCTGCTTTATGATTAAGCAGAGGATAATAATCCATTCCCTTTTTAATTTCTG
This genomic interval carries:
- a CDS encoding SIMPL domain-containing protein — encoded protein: MENKIFSNSLVLGISIFLGLSALGFLIGRSAIKVKEYERTVRVKGLSEREYPADIVLWPIKFTAASNDLSALYSSLEQSTKKIRAFLKKNGIDESEISVSLPYVTDKLAQQYGSGQRVEFRYTAMQTVTVYSKKVDLVRKTIKKLADLGKQGIVFSGDEYSISTEYIFTKLNEVKPEMIEEATRKAREVAEKFAKDSKSHLGKIKRASQGQFTISPRDRNNPHIKRVRVVSTIEYYLSD